From the Terriglobales bacterium genome, the window AACGATGGTTTGGCTTTTCATACGACGCTTACCTCTACACGGAGCAACTAAGCAGTTCGCATGCCAGACCGTCGAACTCTGTGGAAATCGCGAGGAGTACTCGCGATTGACCGTATCAGCAACATTTCAACAGCATAAGAGGTCAACGAGTGTGACTTCGTCTCTTATAAGTCGGCTACCGATCTGCCTCAACGATTCCTTCAGCAAATTAGGAATATCGGCATTACACACTCGGTCATGTCGTTATTGGGACACCGAATGATGGACTCTCTGTCGATATAGCATCAGACAGTCCATTGAACACGTACTTCGAATCGCACAAGTCGGGGTTGCCGTCCTAGCGCGTTCGCTCCTGCTCCTTCTGCTCAGGATCCGGTCGCTTCTTCGATGTCATGATCATTGCGATAGCGTACTGAAGAAAAGATGTTTAGCCGTTTTAAGAAAAGCGCTTCATTCTTTCAGGCATCATCGCTCAATGTTCGTGACACGTTCTTCACCTTATCCTGCAGAACTTACGTTCATAACGCTTTGGCAGACCAATTGCCATACGTAGATCAGAATGAAACCAGCAGCTCACAACATCTCTCAGTCATCAGCGGCTCCTATCCAGCCACTCCTCAGTAACTTCCGTTTCGGGGCAAGAATCTGTTTTTGCAAACAGACTCTTGCCTCTCGCCTCATCAAAGTGGACTGGCTGGTGCTTCGGCACTTCGAGACCGCAGAGAAGAAATCAGATGAGGCCGTTTAACAACATGCCATTCCAGCTCCGGGATGCACGGTTCTTCACTCACTTACATCGCGACGTGCAAACCCAGATGCAAAAAGGGACCTTCTTGAAAACAAAACTGATCGCCATCCTCCTTTGGACAACACTTACGATTTCTCAATTATCGTTTGCGGAGGTGCCGCGGAAAGGAGAGAACGTTCCGGCGTCGCAACTAGCAGCGACATCTGACGCAAACACATCCGAATCGCTCGCAGCTGTACTGTCTATTCCGTCCTCAACTCCACGTGGTCCTAAAGACCTGCTTCAAGACTACGAAGCAGGAATGTTAGCCGTTGCCCAGGAGTTTTCTGGAAAGCTTGTTGCTATTGCCGGAGCTGTCCAGCGCGGCGAGCTTAGTAGAGAGCAAGGAGAGGAAATCAGTGGAGAGCAATATCAGCTGGCTGAGATGCAGTTTGGTCTATTGAGCACCTTACGAGAAATGTTAGCTCAAGATCTTGCGCGAACGGCCGCAGCACCGCCCGCTGTCGCAAAAGAAACCGAGGGAAACGAAGCTGTTCTGGTAGAGGTCCCATTGTCACCTCTGCAGCTCAACACCGAGGTAATTCGGTATTTGGACCTAACTCCAGCGCAGGTCACGTCTATACAGGAGCTAGTGTCGGAGGAACGCCGTACTCTCGAGCCGTTAATGGCTCAACTGCAACTGACAAATGAACAACTGGTCGCCATTACTGGTCAAGACCAGACGAAGAACGAGAAACAGGTCAAGAGCTTAGCCAATGTGCAGGCACGCAATCTGACGAACCTGATTGTTGCGAATTCGCGGCTGCGCGCAAAGATTTATCAACTCCTCAACCCACAGCAACGACGGAGACTTGATGAGTTTCGGAAGTCGCCAGAGGCTCTGGCAGCTAACAACTAATGGTGACTAGAAAAAATTCATTTCATCCCAACTTCTCGCCGAGCCAATTGGATCTCGTTCAGAAACGGCTAGTTCGCTGCCAAATCTCTACTGTTATTGGACCACCTGACAACCGTTACCTTCTTTTATCGCCGTTAGATGAGGTGGACCCTCAGCAACGCGAAAAGCCTTCCCATGTCGACGCGGCGGCTTTCAAGACTGCCCTTCTTTAGGCCGATTCGGGCAATCTGCTGCTTGAGGGATTTCCGCCCGATCCTAGATTTCCACCATTATTTCTTCTTCGCTGCACCCGCTGAAGCGGCGGCGTGCTTTGATTTCACCTTCGCCCATCTTCTACGCTGTGCTGCGGCTATTCTGGCACGCGCCTCAGGGCTCATATGTCGCCGTCCTTTTCGAGCAACAACCGATATAACTCGGCGGGCCCCGACGGCAGAGGGTCGCGAACTGCTTTGAAGAACTGCAATCGCGCGTTCGAGGTCTACACACAACTCCCACCTCTCGCGATTTTCCGCGCTGATCTTTCCCGGTCAAGTGCTCATACGTTAGGCGTTTCCCTGCAATCTGTAAGCGTGCCACCATCTTCGTCGTCGGGATGGCCAGTGATCTCAATCAGGCTGGCGCGCGTCTGCAGCTTGCGAAGGCTCTGGCGCAACGCTGCCGCTCCCCGATCGATCGCCAACGGCACTAGGTCTAAGTTTGGGGCTGGTGCGAAGTCAACCGACTGGTGGGCGAAAACTCCGCCGGACAGAATTGCCGACAAGGCAAGGATTGAAAGCTGGCGAAGATATTTCATAAAACTTCCTCAGATCTTGATGTCCCTAGCCACCCATATATAAGGAGAGAAGCCGCCGCGTTGACATTGCCGAAACTGCCCGATGATCAGCGAAGACAAATACGAGTGCGAGCTTCCGGTCGCTTTGGTTGGCGATTCTTGCAGATCGAATTAGCTTCACTTGGAAAGGATGATTGCTTTTGCGCTCTCGATTCGCTTCGGGTACTCGCTTTGCTTGTGTTTCTTCAGCGATATCCAGGAGTTCATGGTTTCTTGCTCCCTGCGCATTACAAGAATCTGGGCGCTCAATGTCTCCTGAGCTGGACCACCCGGAATGGTCCTGATCGCGACAAAGTGTTCCGGATCGAGAGCTTGGCGAAGGAGGTTTGCGCCGGTGCGAAGCGGCCGCCCGATGATCTCCCCTGCAAGGTCCTGGACGGCAGCTACCATCGCTTCGGTCTCGTACTCGCCCAGCTTTTGCACTGCGGCATGTACTAGGCGATGCGCGAGCCGAAAGCTCAGTCCTTCGCTGCGCACTAACGTATCGGCAAGCTCCGTCACTGTGAGGAAGCCACTCCGGGCACGGCGCGCCATCTGCTCTTTATTCACCTGACAGCCCCGCATTACCCCCGCAAACAACTTCAACGCCCGGGTGGCGTCTTCGAACACCGAAAAGACTAGCGGCTGGAGATCGTCCTCGCTGTCCACGATGTCGCCAAAGGGCGTGTTGTGCGCGCAGGTCAATACCCCCTGCGCGTGGGCGAAGGCTTTACTCGCCAGAATTCTGGTGTGCTCAAGCGACACAGGGTTCCGCTTCTGCGGCATGATGCTGGAGGTCTGTACCAACGAATCGTTCAGGCGCAGAAAATTGAATTCAGCGGTGCACCATTGCAGGCAATCCTGCACCAGTTTGCCTAGGTTGATCATACAGATCGCAACCGCGGAAGCCGCTTCGGTTACGTAATCAATCGCGGCGATCGCACCGTAGGAATTGATCTGCAGGCCTTCGAAACCCAGAAGCTCTGCGGTGCAGTTGCGGTCGATAGGGAAACCGGTAGTGGTAATGGCACAGGCCCCGAGCGGATTGCGGTTGACCGTTGTCCAGGCAGAACACAGGCGATCAAAATCACGGCCCAGGAACTCGGCCGCCGCCGCCAGATAGTGGGCGAAGGTCGTCGGCTGCGCGGGCTGGGTATGCGTGTACCCCGGCATCAGCGTAGTGATGTTGGCTTCCGCCAAGCGCAACAAGGCGTCCCGCGCGTCGGCAACGCAAGTAGCACAGCCAAGCACTTCGTTGCGAACGCACATACGATAGAGAGTGAGATCGATATCGTTGCGGCTGCGCGCGGTGTGCATTCTGCCAGCGACGTCGACCCCTATGTCCGCGGCAAGCAGGTCTTCGATATAGAAGAAGAGGTCCTCGCACGTGCCGTCGTAAGTCGCGGACCTGATCTTCTCAAGGTCAAGACGATCCAGAGCGCTCAGGCAGGCTTGCGCATCCTCGCGAGAGAGGATGTGCTGACGCTCGAGCATGATCGTATGGGCATAGTGAATCTGCAGCAGACTGGCCAAGAAATAGCGCTTCGCATCTTCGAAGTTGGCCGCCAACACGGTTTCGCGATACACCGGAGCGGGAAACTTCTCCGTGGCTGCAGCCTCGTCGAGGCGAGTCGAATTGGAAGTCACGAGCCTCTCATTCATGGAAAGCGGCGGATACCCATCTCGCTGGTCTCTCCATTTGCGTTAGAAGCGGGCCACCAAGCCGAGTTGGACGATTCTGCCTTCGAGCACGGTACTGGATTTCGGGAAGCCGGATGGCAAGGGAATGACCGCGCCCGTCGAGCTAACCGGCAGACCGGTTGTCGCCGTCGGGAATCCCACGGAATCCAGACCGCCGATCGCTATCGAGCTGTTCAAGCTGGTCACGTTGGGGTGGTTAAAGAGGTTGTTTGCCTCAAGGAAGAACTGCGGCTCCAGCCGCTCCCAAAGTCTGGCGATGGTACGCGTATAGCGAAGATCTACTTGGTAGACTGATGGTCCTCGCACTGAATTGCGCCCAATAAATAGAGGCCGCGTGACTGCGGAAGTCTTCTGGTCGCCGTTGATCTGAGACTTGCCGGTAATGTTCTGCTGGTCTCCCGAGGAAAGATTGGTGAGAAGCGAAAACATGTTGTGGTTCAAGATACCTCGCAACACCGCGTTTCCGCTATTTACTCTGGGCTCAATGATCGAGCTCATGGTGAACGAGTTGGGGCGGTTCACCAAGCTGTTCCCGCGATCGCGCAGGCGGTTGCTTGGGTCCTCGATCGGCAGATTTTGTTCGAAGCTGTTCACATCGGGCGCGTCGCTAATGGTATGCGACCAGGTATAAGCCGCACTCACCTGCACTCCCGCAGAGAGCCTGTGCGTGTAGTTGATGAGACCGGCGTCATAGACGGAACGCGCTCCCGACTGCTGCAGCAGAATATTGTTGAACTGAGGAAATAGCCTCGTGCTGGCATTCACATTCTTGCTGTAGACCGGCCGTCCATCGGGAAGAGCAGCGATCGGATTAATAAGGTTTATGTTGCTCAGGAACTCGAGGTTCCTGGCTCCCGTATGAATGTAGCCGAGTGTAATGCTGTCGTTGCTGCTGAGTTCGCGAGACAGCTGCAGGCTGGTGTTGATGGTATAGGCATTGCGGAAGTTGGGGTCTACCGAGGTCACATCATTTGGGGTTCCCGTTGGTGCCACCGAAGTGAGGATGGTTGGATACGCCGGAGCACCGGAAGAGGTCGGTCCCAAGGATACTGACGAGAGATTCCCATTATTCAGCAGAGTGTTAAACCAGGTGTTGGTTGCCGGCGATTCGTAAAAGATTCCGCCGGAGCCGCGAACGATCGTCTTCGGCGTCAGCCGGTAAGCAAATCCTACTCTCGGCGCAAAATTTGCGCCGGGAGAATTAAAGTTCCGGGAATCGACGAAGGGAGCGTTCGGATCGGAGGGCGGGGGCACGAACTTGTCATAGCGGAGCCCGTAAACCAGCGTCAACTTCGGCGTGAACTGCCAGTTGTCCTGCCCGTACAAACTGAAAAAGACCGAATGATAGGACGGGACAGTGCCCCCGTTGCTCACGTTAACGGTTGAATAGGACCGCGGATTGGCGCCGGACTTTGCACTCTGATAAGCGGCGATACTGGGAAATATGTACTGCGTGAAGGAATCGGCTTTCTGCAGATCGACGTTCTCCTGCCATGATCCTCCCCACTTGTAGGAATGTTTTCCGTGAATCCAAGTCAGATTTTCGTTGAGGTTGGGGATCTTCTCGGTGAACTGATCGCCCGCAGCGGTGGTTCCATTAAAATTTGCAGTCCCTTGAATTTGCACCGCTGGTCCGGGAGCGGTCAGGGTGCCAGGAAAATGGCTGTTGCTGCGCAGCGGCCAGGAAAAGCGGAACTCATTCAGCAGACTCGGCGTAAGTGCGCTCACGACTTGCATACCAATCACGTGGGCTTTGTCCTTGAAATCGGAACTGGAATCGAGGGCAAACAGCCCGCCCACGTTGGTGTTGAACGGAAATGAATTCCTGAAATAGTTGTAGCGCACGAATGCAGAGTGCTTATTGTTAATCACCCAATCCACGCGCGTGTCCACAAACTGACCGTGCAACGTGCCGGGACCGGTTGCGAGCAGCGTCGGGTCGATCCCAATCGCTGCCGCGTTCGCGGCAGTGATCGTCACCGGCGATGGCTGGCCGCGCTCCAGATGCTCGTACGCTCCAAACCAGAACAGCTTGTCCTTGATCACCCGCCCCCCGGCATTAGTGGAGTAGTCGTTCAATTTCAACTCCGGTTTCGGCGCCGTCGGCGATAGCAGGATGGGGCGGGCGCTCGCGTCTACCCAACGGTGAATGTACTCGAACATCCCGTGGATGTCGTTGGTCCCGGAGTTGGTGATTACGTTGAAGATGTTTCCCGAGGTCATGCCGAATTCGGGTGCGTAACTGTTGGATACCGTCTGCACTTCACGCACGTAGGTATCGGAGATAGGGAAGAGGCGAAGACCGTGGCGGTCTTGCTGGCTATCGACCATTCCGTCCATCTGGTAGTTGATTCGGTCCAGCAGGCCGTTGGTGTTAATCGTTCTGGGAATTCCCAGTTCGGGATTTGGATGGCCGCTCACGCCCGGTTGAAACAAAATAAAGTTGTATGGATTGCGCGATGTCAGCGGAAGGTTCTCAATTTCCTTGGTATCGATCGTTCTCCCCACATTGACGCGTGTCGGTTCAATTAGCGGTGCGCCACCGGATACTTCTACAGTGGTCGAAACGCTTGCAAGCGGCATGTGCGCATCGATCACTGCTTCCTTGCCGGCTTCCAGCAAGACTTTTGAGGCGCGCACGTTGGCGAAGCCGTCCTTGGTAACGATTACGTCATACGTGCCTAATGGAAGGTTGGGAAAAACGTAGTATCCGTCGGAACCTGTCTGCGTGGTTCGGGAGAGGCCAGTGGCGGAGTTGTGAATCGCAACCGTGGCGCCTTCGATCGAGGCATCGGAGGCATCCGATACCCGTCCGCGCACCGTACCGTTGATCGCATCCGACTGTGCGAAGGCTTGGGTGACCCAAATCGCACTAACCATGGCGAGAACCATTGCAAATACAAACAACCGAGTTCCCCGAAGTGTCCCCTCGCGTTGCCACTTAGACGTTTTCATTCCATCCTCCTGAATGCTGTCGGCCACTTGTTGAAGCATCAACGCCGTAACCCTTGGACTCCACAGAGCCGTTTGCGTCATCAACCGGCTCGCGTCTTCACCGGAAACCGCATATGCTGGCGCCCTTCAGACCTTCGGCGAAATCCATGCTGCTCCGCGGCCTGGATGGCGAGCCAAACCGCCCCATGCAGTTGGGCATCCTGTCCCAGACCGCTCGCAACCACTTCCGGGCGTGCAAACTCGTTACGCGCAATCGCTGTGCGGGTCGCTTCGACCAGGACAGGATGGCTACCAATTCCTCCACCGAGAACAACCAATGGCGTGTCCAGAACCAGGCTCATGTTGACGATGGCTGCGGCGAGGTGCTCGGCCGTGCTGTGCAAGATTCGTTCGGCACATTCATCGCCACGGGCGGCAAGATCGAAGATCTCCGTAGGCTGTATCTGGCCGCCGTGGCCGTTGGCGCAAGCCTGCCAGGCACGCTTGATGCCTTCGCCACCGATCGCCCCCTCGAGCGCCCCGAGGCCATTGATGCGCAGAGCTTGGCTCGGCAACCCCGGCAGTTGCATGTAGCCGATTTCGCCCGATGACCAACGGGCCCCATGAAGAAGAGCGCCATTCACCACAATTCCGGCGCCCACGCCTGAGCCAATGGCAATGAAAGCAAAATTGTCGGACTGCCCGGCGACTCCACAGCAGCCTTCACCGATGGCGCCGAGATTTACGTCGTTTTCGATCGTTGTGCTGATCCCGGTCTTGTCCTGCAGAAGCTCGGCCAGGGGCACGTCATGCCACCCATGCAAATTGGGGGCAGAGAGAACCTGGCCCTCGCGCACGTTTGTGATACCAGGTGCGCCGGCCGCGAGCTCCAGAACTTTTTCAGGAGCGATGCCGTGCTCGCGGAGCAAGCGATCGATGGCTGTCGCAATGCGGGTCGTCACTTGACTCGGGGTTCCGCTTTCGGGAACGGTCTCATTGACCCTTGCGATGATGTTTCCGCCCAGGTCAGCCAATGCCAGGCGCACACTCGAACCGCCGATATCGGCGCCAAACACGCAGCCATAACGGGAATTGAACTCCAGAATGCGCGGTGGCCTCCCTCCCTTCGACCTGCCAGCCCCGATGAATCGCACCAGCCCTCTGCGCTGAAAACTCTCGATCGCCGAAGAAACCGTCGGAGCCGTCAGTCCCGAGATGCGTACCAAGTCGGCTCGTGAACAAGGCATGTGCTGACGTAAGAGGCGCAAGAGCTCTCGCGAATTCGCGGCGCGCAAGCTTCCCGGCTGACTGTGGCGCAGCTTCGAGCGAAACGGTGGGAAGTGGACTGTCGGCTCCATCCAGGAATTCTCGCCAGCCTTAGTAACTTAAATGCCTTTAGAAAGTAAGCGGGATTAATTTAGAGCTCTTTAGTAAGAAGGTCAACCATTTTTTGCGCAACCGCGTGCTATTGAAATTGCATTCCCTGGGGATGTCGAGCCTGCCAGCGTTATGGCTTTGCTGTTCACATTGGGACCAGGCGGTTCGCAAAATAGTGATCTGTATGGCATTCAAAGGGCTATTCATTGGCATCGACCGTTGCGCATCCACCGAAATCAGCGAGTTAAGCTGCGCCCGCCGTGATGCAACCGCGCTCCATGCTCGGTTTTACCCTTGAGGAAATTCGCCAGCTCTTTTTCGGCTTCCGCAATGTTACGCGCGCTTCAGAGCGCTGGCGTGCGCTGTCCCGCAAAAAACTGGCCGAACTCGAGCGTCTGATGGAAGGGATAACGACAGTACGCCGTTTGCCGAAAAGGATGATGAAAAACTGCCATTGCGACACACTGGATGAATGCGGTAAGGGTCTATTTCGGAGCGCGCTGTGACAATTGAACAAGACGCTAAGTGGGCAGCGTGCCCAGAAGGCGCATCTTTCACTTCTTGGCCGAGTAGGCAGAATTATTCGTATCTCAGTGCCACAATGGGATCGACTTGCGTGGCTCGGCGGGCTGGGAAGTAGCAGGCTGCAAGTCCGGCCAAGCCCATGACGCCGACCACCGCCGCGAGCGTGACTGGATCATGCGATGACACGCTCCAGAGTTGATGGGCCAACACGCGGGTAAGGCCGAAGCTCAAGAGCAGTCCCGCAACCGCGCCCAGCGCGATGAGCTGCAAGCCCATACGCAGCACCATGCGATGAACCTGGCGTCGCGTGGCGCCGAGCGACATGCGAATCCCGATCTCGCGCGTTTGACGCAAAACCGTGTATGCAATCAGGCTGTAGACTCCGAGCGTGACAAGTACGAGTCCAATTCCCGCAAATACTGCGAGCAGAATCAGGCTAAAGCGCGGCTCGGCATAGCTAAAGCGCTTGAGGTAGTCCTCCAGACTTCCAGTCATGGTGAGGGCCACGTTGCGATCCACCGACCAGATTTCCTTGCGCAGGGTGTCGAGCATCGCAAGCGGATCGCGCTCCGTTCTCACCAGGATGCCGCGCTCGAACGAGCCGGTTATCGTGTACGGAATGAAGATTTCGGGACGCGGCGGCTCTTGAATGCCTTGATTCTTTGCGTCGGAGACTATGCCCACAATCTCGAATACCGGATCGGTGACCGGAGGAGTGATTTCAGTGGCGAGCATCTTGAGCGTCAGGCTTCGACCGAGGGGATCCTCTTGCCCAAAGTATTTTCTCGCCAGCGTCTGATTGATGACCGCGACTTTGCGCGCATCGTTCACCTCGACTTCGGAGAGAGTACGCCCGCGTAGCTGGCGGATGCCGAGCGTACGAAAGTATCCTTCGCTGACGAGCTGGAAGATGCCCTCCCATTTGTCGGAATGCGTCTTGCCGGAGATTTCAATTTCAGTGCCGATGCCTCCATAGGGCGGAAGGGTGCTTGTCTCGGTCGCGGAGACGACTCCATGCAAGGCGGAAACGCGCTCCAGCAGCGTGCGGAAGAACTGTTGCTTGGCCGCGGGGGTAGTGTATTGTCCGCGCGGCAATGGGATGCGAGCCACGAGAATGTTGTCGGGTCTCAGCCCCAGATCAACTGCCTGCAAGGAAATAAAACTGCGCATGAGCAGCCCAGCCCCAGCCAACAACACGAGCGACAGTGCGACCTCAACCACGACCAGTGCGCTGCGCAGTTTGCCGCGCCGGAATCCGACGCTCACGGTAGCGGCGGAATCCTTTAGGCGCTCGACGATGTCGATCTTGGCGGTTTGCAGCGCCGGAGCTAGTCCGGCCAGGACCGCGGTAAAGATCGAGACAACAATGCAAAAGGCAAGCACCGTGAGATTCAGCCCGATCACGGCTTCATGGGGAATGGTGTCCTGGGGAATGAAGGTCACCAGGATCTTTATGCCGGCATAGGCAAGCAGGCAACCGGCGAGAGCTCCGCCCAGTGCCAATATGAAACTCTCGACCAGCAGTTGCCGGACCAGTCTCCATTGGCTGGCGCCTACCGAAGCACGGATCGCCATCTCCTTCTCGCGCGCCGCTCCGTGCGCCAGAAGCATGTTGGCAACGTTGCTGCACGCAATCAGCAGCAGCAAGCCTACTGCTGCCGCCAGCGTGTACAACGTCTTGCTGAATTGTCCGACCAGGCGGTCGACCCAGGTATCAATCTGCACGCTGAACTGCTTGGGATAATTCTTGGGATAGATCTGGGCCAGGCGATGGGCAATCACGTTGACGTCAGCCTGTGCTTGCCGAAGTGTGACTTCCGGCTTCAGATGAGCCTGGAACATGTAGAAGTGCGCGTCCTTCTCCGCCCGTCCGCGATCCGGGACGACGGGGATCCAGAGATCCGCACCCAGCTTGGTGACGCGTGGGGGCATGACTCCGATCAGCGTAGTCGGAACATTGTTCAGCACGAAGGTGCGGCCAACGATATTCGGGTCGAGGTTGAAGCGAGTTGCCCACAGCTTGTAGGCCATCAGAAAGACGGGAGGAGCTCCCGGCCTGGCGTCGTCGGGCAGGAGCGTGCGCCCCAGAAGCGCCGGAACGCCCAACACTTGGAACATATTCGGCGTGACCAATCCGCCGTCGAACTGCTCGGTGCCTTGCCCGTTGAAGTAAAGAACGTCTTGCCCCGTGCCTCCGATTACCGCATCGAAGACGTGGTTTTGCTCCTGATAGTCAAGGAATTCTGCGTCGCGAAACCATGAGCGTCCCCCCGGACGATTCTCCGCATCGTTATGGATCGTAATCATGACGATGCGGTGGGCGTCCACGTACGGGAAAGGATTCAGGAGGACGTTGTCGATCACGCTGAAGATCGTGGTCGCAGCGCCGATGCCAAGTGCCAGGGTTATCACCGCAACAGCCGTGAACCCGCGACTCTTGCCCATCATGCGCAGGCCATATTTCAAATCCTGAAAGACCGTTGTCATTCCCGCCACTCGCAATCGGGCGTGAAGGTCTGCCACTGCCGATATAAAGACGACTACCGGTGCCACACGTTAGCTGAATTTACAGCAGCCTTGATTTTCCAAAATGAAATCTCCGGCGCCGGATCCTGGTCCGACAAATTATGATGGTTAAAGTGGTTTGTGGATTCGGTGGGTCGCGGAGTTTGCGGTTTGGACTGAAAAAGCCGCTCGGGAGAGCGGCTTGCTTGGGAGCCTGGGACGTTGCCCAGGGCTCAGGCGGCGGTGGTCTTATGCTGGAGGCCGGCTTTGCTTTCAACCTCGCTTTTCGCTTGCAGCCAGTCGTCTACGTCCTTCCCGTCTTCTCGGGCGCGTGATTGGTAGAGTTCGTATGCGCGACGACGGATTTCTTCTTCTAGATTCTTCGGATTCGCTGTTTGTGCAGCTTTGGGCTTCTTGCCAAGATCGTTACTCATACGGGAATACTCCTTGCCTTTGATCTTGATTTCCAAACCTACGCCTTGTCTGCTGCGTCGGTCAATGACTCAACATTAGTGCGTTTCACACCGAAGGAATCCCTCTGCCATGTTGCTGCGTCCGCGTACAATTTGCTTGATGCCTTGCAAGTGCTCCGCTGCACGAAGTCTGCACATCGCAATTGCATGCCTGATTCTTCTCGGCTCCCTTTCGGCGGAACCCATCGGCCAGCTCAAGGCTACCGGATACGTCAACGATTTCGCTCATGTTCTCAGTGATGACTCAATCTCCTACCTCGAACAACTCTGTGCAGAAGTAGACCAAAAAGCCAAATCCCAGATCGCCATCGTGACCATTCATTCTCTCGATGGCAGAGACGTTGAGGGCTACGCCGTGGACTTGTACAAGGCGTGGGGCATAGGAAGCAAGTCCACAAACCGCGGTGTTTTGATTCTTCTCGCGAGCGATGACCGGCTCTATCGCATTGAGGTTGGATACGGTCTCGAACCGATTTTGCCAGACGGAAA encodes:
- a CDS encoding Spy/CpxP family protein refolding chaperone produces the protein MLAVAQEFSGKLVAIAGAVQRGELSREQGEEISGEQYQLAEMQFGLLSTLREMLAQDLARTAAAPPAVAKETEGNEAVLVEVPLSPLQLNTEVIRYLDLTPAQVTSIQELVSEERRTLEPLMAQLQLTNEQLVAITGQDQTKNEKQVKSLANVQARNLTNLIVANSRLRAKIYQLLNPQQRRRLDEFRKSPEALAANN
- the argH gene encoding argininosuccinate lyase, with protein sequence MTSNSTRLDEAAATEKFPAPVYRETVLAANFEDAKRYFLASLLQIHYAHTIMLERQHILSREDAQACLSALDRLDLEKIRSATYDGTCEDLFFYIEDLLAADIGVDVAGRMHTARSRNDIDLTLYRMCVRNEVLGCATCVADARDALLRLAEANITTLMPGYTHTQPAQPTTFAHYLAAAAEFLGRDFDRLCSAWTTVNRNPLGACAITTTGFPIDRNCTAELLGFEGLQINSYGAIAAIDYVTEAASAVAICMINLGKLVQDCLQWCTAEFNFLRLNDSLVQTSSIMPQKRNPVSLEHTRILASKAFAHAQGVLTCAHNTPFGDIVDSEDDLQPLVFSVFEDATRALKLFAGVMRGCQVNKEQMARRARSGFLTVTELADTLVRSEGLSFRLAHRLVHAAVQKLGEYETEAMVAAVQDLAGEIIGRPLRTGANLLRQALDPEHFVAIRTIPGGPAQETLSAQILVMRREQETMNSWISLKKHKQSEYPKRIESAKAIILSK
- a CDS encoding TonB-dependent receptor, yielding MKTSKWQREGTLRGTRLFVFAMVLAMVSAIWVTQAFAQSDAINGTVRGRVSDASDASIEGATVAIHNSATGLSRTTQTGSDGYYVFPNLPLGTYDVIVTKDGFANVRASKVLLEAGKEAVIDAHMPLASVSTTVEVSGGAPLIEPTRVNVGRTIDTKEIENLPLTSRNPYNFILFQPGVSGHPNPELGIPRTINTNGLLDRINYQMDGMVDSQQDRHGLRLFPISDTYVREVQTVSNSYAPEFGMTSGNIFNVITNSGTNDIHGMFEYIHRWVDASARPILLSPTAPKPELKLNDYSTNAGGRVIKDKLFWFGAYEHLERGQPSPVTITAANAAAIGIDPTLLATGPGTLHGQFVDTRVDWVINNKHSAFVRYNYFRNSFPFNTNVGGLFALDSSSDFKDKAHVIGMQVVSALTPSLLNEFRFSWPLRSNSHFPGTLTAPGPAVQIQGTANFNGTTAAGDQFTEKIPNLNENLTWIHGKHSYKWGGSWQENVDLQKADSFTQYIFPSIAAYQSAKSGANPRSYSTVNVSNGGTVPSYHSVFFSLYGQDNWQFTPKLTLVYGLRYDKFVPPPSDPNAPFVDSRNFNSPGANFAPRVGFAYRLTPKTIVRGSGGIFYESPATNTWFNTLLNNGNLSSVSLGPTSSGAPAYPTILTSVAPTGTPNDVTSVDPNFRNAYTINTSLQLSRELSSNDSITLGYIHTGARNLEFLSNINLINPIAALPDGRPVYSKNVNASTRLFPQFNNILLQQSGARSVYDAGLINYTHRLSAGVQVSAAYTWSHTISDAPDVNSFEQNLPIEDPSNRLRDRGNSLVNRPNSFTMSSIIEPRVNSGNAVLRGILNHNMFSLLTNLSSGDQQNITGKSQINGDQKTSAVTRPLFIGRNSVRGPSVYQVDLRYTRTIARLWERLEPQFFLEANNLFNHPNVTSLNSSIAIGGLDSVGFPTATTGLPVSSTGAVIPLPSGFPKSSTVLEGRIVQLGLVARF
- a CDS encoding ROK family protein; the encoded protein is MEPTVHFPPFRSKLRHSQPGSLRAANSRELLRLLRQHMPCSRADLVRISGLTAPTVSSAIESFQRRGLVRFIGAGRSKGGRPPRILEFNSRYGCVFGADIGGSSVRLALADLGGNIIARVNETVPESGTPSQVTTRIATAIDRLLREHGIAPEKVLELAAGAPGITNVREGQVLSAPNLHGWHDVPLAELLQDKTGISTTIENDVNLGAIGEGCCGVAGQSDNFAFIAIGSGVGAGIVVNGALLHGARWSSGEIGYMQLPGLPSQALRINGLGALEGAIGGEGIKRAWQACANGHGGQIQPTEIFDLAARGDECAERILHSTAEHLAAAIVNMSLVLDTPLVVLGGGIGSHPVLVEATRTAIARNEFARPEVVASGLGQDAQLHGAVWLAIQAAEQHGFRRRSEGRQHMRFPVKTRAG
- a CDS encoding MerR family DNA-binding protein, whose amino-acid sequence is MQPRSMLGFTLEEIRQLFFGFRNVTRASERWRALSRKKLAELERLMEGITTVRRLPKRMMKNCHCDTLDECGKGLFRSAL
- a CDS encoding ABC transporter permease, whose product is MTTVFQDLKYGLRMMGKSRGFTAVAVITLALGIGAATTIFSVIDNVLLNPFPYVDAHRIVMITIHNDAENRPGGRSWFRDAEFLDYQEQNHVFDAVIGGTGQDVLYFNGQGTEQFDGGLVTPNMFQVLGVPALLGRTLLPDDARPGAPPVFLMAYKLWATRFNLDPNIVGRTFVLNNVPTTLIGVMPPRVTKLGADLWIPVVPDRGRAEKDAHFYMFQAHLKPEVTLRQAQADVNVIAHRLAQIYPKNYPKQFSVQIDTWVDRLVGQFSKTLYTLAAAVGLLLLIACSNVANMLLAHGAAREKEMAIRASVGASQWRLVRQLLVESFILALGGALAGCLLAYAGIKILVTFIPQDTIPHEAVIGLNLTVLAFCIVVSIFTAVLAGLAPALQTAKIDIVERLKDSAATVSVGFRRGKLRSALVVVEVALSLVLLAGAGLLMRSFISLQAVDLGLRPDNILVARIPLPRGQYTTPAAKQQFFRTLLERVSALHGVVSATETSTLPPYGGIGTEIEISGKTHSDKWEGIFQLVSEGYFRTLGIRQLRGRTLSEVEVNDARKVAVINQTLARKYFGQEDPLGRSLTLKMLATEITPPVTDPVFEIVGIVSDAKNQGIQEPPRPEIFIPYTITGSFERGILVRTERDPLAMLDTLRKEIWSVDRNVALTMTGSLEDYLKRFSYAEPRFSLILLAVFAGIGLVLVTLGVYSLIAYTVLRQTREIGIRMSLGATRRQVHRMVLRMGLQLIALGAVAGLLLSFGLTRVLAHQLWSVSSHDPVTLAAVVGVMGLAGLAACYFPARRATQVDPIVALRYE
- a CDS encoding DUF2934 domain-containing protein, with protein sequence MEIKIKGKEYSRMSNDLGKKPKAAQTANPKNLEEEIRRRAYELYQSRAREDGKDVDDWLQAKSEVESKAGLQHKTTAA